The nucleotide window TAAGACTACCTCCTCTCtctaaaaaagagaaaaataaacaaaatttctaAGTCATGTTACAATAGGTcatgaaattaatttttgtaCCATGAAGTcatgaaattttaaattatgTATCAATAAcgacaaaaatgttaaatattatttttattgatcaaattgcCCTTATCACTCACATGCAACATATGGCGACATcatgatattttttaattttaaaattaaatttcaaaatattttctcttaaaatacatatcaaattttaaaaaaataattatatattcgGAATCAATTTAAAGAGCTCTCTCAAAGAATATTCATTGTCGATATATttatgagttgaaaaatctctcACATAAATTTCAGAACTCATATACCACACATACTATGCATGATGGTTGTTGTGCTGTGTAAATTCGGGAAAACAAGTGAAAAATTCATATACACCGCCTTGGaatacatttttttattggatGAATATATGGgaatcaaaatttattttgagaTACTTATTATTAATCATCCAAAGAATAACATTTTTTTCGTCATTCTTACGTAATAAATTAGGGGTTAACTTTTTAAAAAACCAGCACGTGATATATGTCTTGTTTAGGTTTAGATAGATCCTATTGTACTTCTCCTATTACCTACAGTTCTGCATGCGGTACAGACTCCGTATCCGAGATCTGTTGGTATTAGGAATTCCAACGCTCGCAATTCCGTATCCGAGATCTGTTGGTATTAGGAATTCCAACGCTCGCAAGGTCGGttgattcttctctttctcctaTTAAAGTAGTTCACTTGGAACGGAATTTTTTAGTTTCAACTGTTTTTTGGTTCCCAAAATTTTATTTCCGGCgtaatttgatatttggtcaagATTAGCATGGCTGCTGAAGTTCCAGAGCTTAACCTAGATGTAATTGGAGAGATTGTTAAAAGAATAGATACAGTGGAGGATTTGGTTGTGGTTTCCAGGGTTTGTCCATCGTGGCGGTTGGCTGCcatcaaagagaagaagaattggGTTTCAGGTCGTCAGCTTCCGTGGTTGGTGCTGGCAGAGACCGAAGGAGAGGACGACAGTAAAAGTAGAGGTAGAGGATTCTTCAGCTTGTACAAGAACAAACGGTACAATATTGATGTTCCAGGGCTCCGTGGATGTCGAATTTGGGGATCTAATCATGGTTGGATCGTTGCCTTTGGTCTCGATCTTCAAATACATCTGGTCAACCCTTTATCTGGATCTAAACTTAGTTTGCCACCACAATCCACCTTCAAAAACCAGCCAAAGTGTCATCCATCCCCACAATGGTATCGAGATGTTTTCATTCATAAAGCACTTGTGTTGAAAAGGCCAAGTCTTTCCGGAGAACAACTCGTTGTTGCTGCATGGTATGGTGGATGCCACTTCCTGGCCATAGCTAGACCAGGCGACGAAACCTGGACGGAGGTTGAATCTGTATATCAGTGCGGTCCTTCCCGCATCATCCGAGATGTGGCTTGCTGTAATGGTCAGATATTTGCCCTTGGTTCATGTGGAACACTAGTGCTTTGTGAATTTGATGGACCATACCCTCCAAATTCAATAATCTTTGCACCTCCACCTGCAGACATTAAATTAGCCAATAAATTGTACTTGGTGGAATCAATGGGTGATCTTTTGATGGTTGTGCGAGTTATGGATTGGGACGATGATTATAACTGTGGCTATGAGACGTcttattttgatgttcataagtTCAATTTTAAGACCAAGGAATGGACAGAATTAGAGAACTTGGGTGATATGGCGTTATTCGTCGGTGACAGCTACTCCATGTCCCTTTCCTCGACTGAGGTTGCTGGTTGTGTGGGCAATCGCATCTATTTTACGGATGATAATTTTGATCAATGGGATAGTGAAAGAGAGAGTTATGGTGGACATGATATTGGTGTTTTCGATATGGAGGAATGTACTATTCATGCGCTTCCTCTGGACTGCATTGGTGATGGTTTACGCTCTGCATTTTCCTGTCCTGTTTGGTTGGTGCCTAGCTTATTCTAAAAGTTCTATATCATACTGCCGTTGGTCTGTTGTTGGTAGGGGTTTAGTCGTGGACGTTgggaatatttttattttattttatttatatgtaaGACCTGTTTTGAcatattttttccttcattGAATTGAACACTAATAAGGTATTGTTTAATCTTGTTGTTTTATATGATTATTGAAAAGCATTTGTTGTTCATCCACTCGCTTTTATTCTCAATCATGCTCAGGATATTGATCGTTCTtgttttagagtgtgtttggatagaCCTACATCGTTTGTTGCTTGTGTGTGTCTAGCATATAAGTCTTGTCAACCACATTAGTTTTTGCCCTTATGGGCTCCTATTGTGGTTGATTGGGGTTTATGTGTCTAGTTGTGTGTgtaagttttcaaaaaaaatcattgtttattttttttgagaggAAAATCATTATTTATTCTTAAACTTGATTAATATAAAAGGTATAATTTCGAAATAGTTTAGGATAATTAATACTCATCTAAgacttttaaaaatattaattaccaCCAATGACAAAATTCCTAAGTCATGTtacaaaaatttatatatttagaatCAAGCTATTTCCAATGAGATTCAATTTCTTTAAATCGGTGAGTTTTTTCAATCACATTAGGCATGTAAGAATGTTCAAATTCAAACAAGAAAATTCATTGTTCTCAagacaaagatttttttttctgttagtATAATTTTCACAGTTTTCTGGATCTTTGCTTTTCGCCCATAATATATCATTTCATAGTATTTTTTATTCTCTACCGTACTCTCACTTTAAGTGAGAACGTAAATGTTTTTAACCCAAAAACGACTCGTTCCActtcaaattgaataaaaatcgacatttcaaaataaaatttattgttctatcttcCACAACACCTGCAAACATATTAATAATAGATCCATATATTCTAAAATATATCTAGATTCATCAAGAAGTGCAAATCTAGAAAAATGAATCAGAAAACTcaaagaaaacgaaaaaaaaaaaagaaagagagattcgTGATTCCAAAAGAGAATAGGAATTGAAGAGAGAGTGAGATAGATGCATGAGGTAGAGGTAGAGGTAGAGAGGAGAAATGTGAGTTTATGGAGATAGATGGCAATGGTTCTATCATCGTAAGGTCAAACAAAGTCAgaatcaataagagagataCCAATGCAAAGATTAACTTTAGTCTTTTCAAAGTCTTATGTGCAGAGAATGAGCAAAAATGTATGCTttgttaaaaagaaaatcacTAAATTGCATTTTTGCACCACTTTTCCGCCTGCATTGTACAATAATACTGTATGTCAGCAGTAAAACATGCCAGGGTTGATTCTGGGAAATAACTAATGAGAATCCGTAAGTTCGTGCAGATATacctaaaatataaaaatggGCTCTAAAAACTGGAAAACaggacaggaaaaaaaaaaaaaagttatcacAAGTTCTTCTTTCAGGGTATTAATCATAATTAAGTTATTAGAGTGCATAATAATCATACAAATCAAAAATCCTAAGAGTAATTCATGagtaaaaagggaaaaaaaaaacactaagggAGAAATAAAATAGGAATTCAATCTTCGTTAAAACGTTGTCATAACTTGCTTTCGGCTACAAACTCAGCTAAGTACAACTGACACAAATCAGGGCATGGGGTAAACGATCCATCTAATTAGTTTCAACTTGTGCCATACTACCATCTCAATTAAAGGCTATTAAgtaagtttcaactttcaaggagGATGTTCAATCACATATAATCATTTGGTTTTGCATTATCTTAAAGAAAAAGTGCAACGATTCAAGGATATTGAACTGTAGGACTCTTCTGGTTATGCAATGACTGCCCACTGAAAAAGTATAATTAAGTGACAAAACAGTAAACCCTTGCTTCAATAATATTCATTCAGGAGTTCAGCCTTAGTTCAATATAATTCTAGTTTAAATTTGCGTTTTGATCCTGAAAGAAATCACAGCCCATCAATCCCTCACAGACGTTTTCTCCCAACTGCCAGGACAACAAAATCTCCTGTGCCAATTAGCCATGTAGATACATAGGAATGCACACTGAGTAATAAGAAATATGTTTCGTCACAAACAAAATCACTAATTGAGAGTCAAGACTACACAAAAAGCTAAGACAAGTAGTCACTGAATCGTCGAACGCGCTCTTTCTACTTTTGATAGGCCCACTAGGCACTAAAAGGGAA belongs to Tripterygium wilfordii isolate XIE 37 chromosome 2, ASM1340144v1, whole genome shotgun sequence and includes:
- the LOC120011492 gene encoding F-box protein SKIP23-like codes for the protein MAAEVPELNLDVIGEIVKRIDTVEDLVVVSRVCPSWRLAAIKEKKNWVSGRQLPWLVLAETEGEDDSKSRGRGFFSLYKNKRYNIDVPGLRGCRIWGSNHGWIVAFGLDLQIHLVNPLSGSKLSLPPQSTFKNQPKCHPSPQWYRDVFIHKALVLKRPSLSGEQLVVAAWYGGCHFLAIARPGDETWTEVESVYQCGPSRIIRDVACCNGQIFALGSCGTLVLCEFDGPYPPNSIIFAPPPADIKLANKLYLVESMGDLLMVVRVMDWDDDYNCGYETSYFDVHKFNFKTKEWTELENLGDMALFVGDSYSMSLSSTEVAGCVGNRIYFTDDNFDQWDSERESYGGHDIGVFDMEECTIHALPLDCIGDGLRSAFSCPVWLVPSLF